The nucleotide sequence GGAGCTGCGGGTGGTGGGGGAGGTCTCCGACGGCAGCGAGGTGCTGGCGGCGGTCGGGGCGTACCGGCCGGACGTGGTGCTGATGGACATCCGGATGCCCCGGATGGACGGGCTGGCCGCCACCGAGGCGTTGCGGCGTTCGCCGGACCCGCCGGAGGTGCTGGTGCTGACGACGTTCGACGCCGACGAGTACGTGCTCCGGGCGCTGCGGGCCGGTGCCAGTGGCTTCCTGCTCAAGGACACCCCACCGGTGGAGATCGTGCAGGCGATCCACCGGGTGGCCGCCGGGGAGGCGACCCTCTCGCCGACCGTCACCCGTCGACTCATCGCGCACGTGACCGGCGCGGGTACGCCGGCCCACCGCGACGCCGACCTGCGCCGAACCCGGGCGGTACGGCTGCTCGGCGGGCTCAGCGAGCGGGAGCGGGAGGTGGCGGTCGCGATCGGCCGGGGATGGTCGAACGCCGAGATCTCCGCCGCGCTGTTCATGAGCGTGGCCACGGTGAAGGCGTACGTCTCGCGGCTGCTGGCGAAGCTGGAGCTGAACAACCGGGTGCAGGTGGCCCTGCTGGTCCACGACGCCGACCTGGTCTGAGCCGCAGGCTGTCAGTCGAGGCTCTGTCCGTCGAGCGGCTACCGGTCGAGCGGCTACCCGTCGAGCGGCTACCGGTCGAGCGGCTTCCCGTCGAGCGGGCCCCGGTCGACGAAGCTGAACGTCGCGTTCGGATCCGCGTCCCCGGGGAACTGCACGTAGATCTCCGACTTGGACTCGGACCACTGCACGAGGCCCTCCTCCTCGTTGAAGATCGTGTAGGTCGGCCGGCCCTTGTCGTCCCTGCGGCCGGTGGAGGTGATCGAGAAGAGCGTCGCCTTGCTGGGCCGGCACTCGGTCCCGACCAGGGTGGCCCAGTCGGTCGGGTTGATCTTCACCCCGAGACACCGGGGCTCGCCGTTGTTGGGTTGCATCGACTTGATCATGTAGTCGACGCCCACCGGGACGAGGGCGAAGAGCGACTCGACGCTGGTGCCGTCGGACGGTACCACCTCGTCGGGCAGCGGCAGGGCCAGATCCCTGTCCTTCTCCGCGAAGTGGATCAAGGTTTGCCGGGTGCCGGCGAGGATCGCGTCGTTCCCGGCCGGCCCGGACGGACCCGTCGGCGAGCCGGCCGAGGGCCCGGGGGCGCCGGTGGACGACGGCCGGGGTGACCCCGTCGACGTCCCGGTGGGGCCGGCGGGCGACGGGCTCTCGCGGCTCGCGTCAGGGTCGGACCCGCTGCCGGACAGCAGGTTGTAGCCCAGGAAACCGGCCAGCAGCAGGGCACCGAGGGCGACCACGGCGACGGCTGCCCGGCCGACCGCGCGCCGCTGCGGAACCTGGTCGGCGACTTCGGCGGCGGGCTGCTGCTGTCGTCCGGGCCCCTCGCCGCCAGCCCGCACCGGCTGGTCCGGGGCGACGGTTGCCGGCTGGGCCGGCGCCGGCCGGGTGGCGGCGACCGGCGCCGCCGGCCGGGTCGGTGCCGCACCGCTCGACGGGTCCACGGCCAGCAGCAGGTCGAGCAGTTCCCGGGCCGTCGGCCGCTCGTCCGGATCCTTGGCGAGGGTCCGGGCGACGATGTCGCGCAGCGGTGCGGGCAGCCCGGTCAGCGTCGGCGGCTGGGTCAGGATGCGCACCGCCATGGCCGGGGCCGAGTCCGCGACGAACGGGGTCCGGCCGGTCCCCGCGTAGGTGACCACCGCACCCCAGGCGAAGATGTCGGAGGCGGTACTCGTGCGCAGGCCGGGCTGCTCGTCGAAGCGTTCCGGCGCCATGTAGGCGAGAGTCCCGACGATCTGGTCGGTACGGGTGTGCTGGCTGGTCGCCTCCAGCGGCCGGGCGATGCCGAAGTCGATCACCTTGAGGCCGCCCAGTGCGAAGAGGACGTTGCCCGGTTTGAGGTCGCGGTGGATGACCCCGGCACCGTGGATCGCGGCCAGTGCGGTGGCGATGCCGAGCGCCGCGCTGTGCAGCGCACCGGCGGAGAGCGGCCCCCGCTCGCGGACCACGTCGGACAGGTTCGGCCCGTCGACGTACTCGACGACCAGGTACGGCGGGTCGTGGTCGAGGTCGGCGTCGAGCACCTCGGCGGTGCAGAACGGCGGCACCTGACGGGCCCGGTTCACCTCGCTGCGGAACCGGCCGAGGAACTCCGGGTCGTGCGTGAACTCGGCCCGGACCATCTTGATCGCCACCGGCCGGCCCTGCGGTGAGCGGCCC is from Micromonospora sp. WMMD1102 and encodes:
- a CDS encoding serine/threonine-protein kinase produces the protein MSRFPLRADDPEHLGGYELVGRLGSGGMGTVFLGRSPQGRPVAIKMVRAEFTHDPEFLGRFRSEVNRARQVPPFCTAEVLDADLDHDPPYLVVEYVDGPNLSDVVRERGPLSAGALHSAALGIATALAAIHGAGVIHRDLKPGNVLFALGGLKVIDFGIARPLEATSQHTRTDQIVGTLAYMAPERFDEQPGLRTSTASDIFAWGAVVTYAGTGRTPFVADSAPAMAVRILTQPPTLTGLPAPLRDIVARTLAKDPDERPTARELLDLLLAVDPSSGAAPTRPAAPVAATRPAPAQPATVAPDQPVRAGGEGPGRQQQPAAEVADQVPQRRAVGRAAVAVVALGALLLAGFLGYNLLSGSGSDPDASRESPSPAGPTGTSTGSPRPSSTGAPGPSAGSPTGPSGPAGNDAILAGTRQTLIHFAEKDRDLALPLPDEVVPSDGTSVESLFALVPVGVDYMIKSMQPNNGEPRCLGVKINPTDWATLVGTECRPSKATLFSITSTGRRDDKGRPTYTIFNEEEGLVQWSESKSEIYVQFPGDADPNATFSFVDRGPLDGKPLDR
- a CDS encoding response regulator transcription factor produces the protein MRSEQTTVPAPGTGAPVRVLIVDDDALVRAGLSMIIGGVPELRVVGEVSDGSEVLAAVGAYRPDVVLMDIRMPRMDGLAATEALRRSPDPPEVLVLTTFDADEYVLRALRAGASGFLLKDTPPVEIVQAIHRVAAGEATLSPTVTRRLIAHVTGAGTPAHRDADLRRTRAVRLLGGLSEREREVAVAIGRGWSNAEISAALFMSVATVKAYVSRLLAKLELNNRVQVALLVHDADLV